In one window of Maribacter dokdonensis DSW-8 DNA:
- a CDS encoding DUF3078 domain-containing protein, which produces MKKIVLTLALAFVATVGFSQTEEELKTQLGAAKDSIAAIQGRADAIQGKIDALPGWKKGAFGTIGANLSSFNNWYGQGTPDLASGNIGVTVNAFANLKEEKFFWRNSANVNLGWVKFDDKNDDTDDDSFQKGTDVFNITSLYGRNISKTWAISGLGEYRTTILDNFNDPGYLDLGVGATWNPNANLVVVIHPLNYNFVFSDNDAVFESSLGAKIVADYTKKFGAINFKSNLSMFQSYKSGDLSNLTWINSFGYTLWNGIGLGFEFGLRDNKQEALNFALADNPAETFDTVDNKLQTYFLVGLNYAF; this is translated from the coding sequence ATGAAGAAAATTGTATTAACCCTAGCTCTTGCTTTTGTAGCAACCGTTGGTTTTTCTCAAACGGAAGAGGAATTAAAAACGCAGTTAGGTGCAGCTAAAGATTCAATAGCGGCTATACAAGGTAGAGCAGATGCTATACAAGGTAAAATTGACGCCTTGCCAGGTTGGAAAAAAGGTGCCTTTGGTACTATTGGTGCAAACTTGAGCAGCTTTAACAACTGGTATGGTCAAGGAACTCCAGATTTAGCTTCTGGTAACATTGGTGTAACCGTAAATGCGTTTGCCAACTTAAAGGAAGAAAAATTCTTTTGGAGAAATTCTGCTAATGTAAACCTTGGATGGGTAAAGTTCGATGATAAGAACGACGATACCGATGATGATAGCTTTCAAAAAGGTACCGATGTATTTAACATCACATCTCTTTACGGTAGAAATATTAGCAAAACTTGGGCCATTTCTGGTTTAGGTGAATATAGAACAACTATATTAGATAACTTCAACGATCCAGGATACCTTGATTTAGGGGTTGGTGCTACTTGGAACCCTAATGCCAATTTGGTGGTTGTAATTCACCCATTAAACTACAACTTTGTATTTAGTGATAACGATGCAGTTTTTGAGTCTTCTTTAGGTGCTAAGATCGTTGCCGATTATACCAAAAAATTTGGAGCGATCAATTTCAAGTCTAACCTTTCTATGTTTCAAAGCTACAAGAGCGGAGACCTTTCTAACTTAACTTGGATCAATTCTTTTGGTTACACGTTATGGAACGGTATTGGTTTAGGTTTTGAATTTGGTTTACGTGATAACAAGCAAGAAGCTTTAAATTTCGCATTAGCTGACAACCCTGCTGAAACGTTTGATACTGTAGATAACAAGTTACAGACATACTTCTTGGTAGGTCTTAACTATGCGTTCTAA
- a CDS encoding DUF2480 family protein has protein sequence MEDEIVNKVAQSKLITFNLEDYYPKGERMVLDIKDWLYEGFILKEKEFRAFVDAHDWSQYKDAYVAMHCSTDAIIPGWAYLLLSVKLSGIAKKAVQGSLVDLETSIYQSVIENIDISEYQDRLIIIKGCSKKPVPANAYLFLAERLKPVAKSIMYGEACSSVPLYKRK, from the coding sequence ATGGAAGATGAAATTGTAAATAAAGTTGCCCAGAGCAAATTGATCACCTTTAATCTTGAGGATTACTATCCAAAAGGTGAAAGAATGGTTTTGGACATCAAAGATTGGCTGTATGAAGGCTTTATTCTCAAAGAAAAAGAATTTAGAGCCTTTGTTGATGCCCATGACTGGTCGCAATATAAAGATGCATACGTTGCCATGCATTGTTCCACAGATGCTATAATTCCTGGCTGGGCTTACTTATTGCTAAGTGTAAAGCTTAGCGGTATTGCCAAAAAGGCGGTACAGGGTTCATTGGTAGATCTGGAAACCAGTATATATCAATCCGTAATTGAAAATATAGATATATCAGAATATCAAGATAGATTAATTATTATAAAAGGTTGTAGTAAAAAACCTGTTCCTGCCAACGCATATCTTTTTCTGGCTGAGCGTTTAAAGCCTGTAGCAAAGTCTATCATGTACGGTGAGGCATGCTCTTCTGTGCCTTTATACAAAAGAAAATAA
- a CDS encoding SUF system Fe-S cluster assembly protein, which yields MSDENIAEDSAELGEKIVRILKTIYDPEIPVDIYELGLIYDVLVNEDNEVKILMTLTSPNCPVAESLPAEVEEKVKSLDAIKDAEVEITFDPPWTQDLMSEEAKLELGLL from the coding sequence ATGAGTGACGAAAATATAGCAGAGGATAGTGCAGAATTAGGGGAGAAAATTGTTCGTATTTTAAAAACAATATATGATCCGGAAATTCCTGTGGACATCTATGAATTAGGCTTAATTTATGATGTATTGGTGAACGAGGACAATGAAGTAAAGATTTTAATGACCCTAACTTCTCCTAACTGCCCTGTAGCGGAAAGCTTGCCTGCAGAGGTTGAAGAGAAAGTAAAATCTTTGGATGCCATTAAAGATGCAGAGGTTGAAATTACTTTTGATCCACCTTGGACCCAAGATTTAATGAGCGAAGAGGCTAAATTAGAATTAGGTCTACTTTAA
- a CDS encoding SufE family protein, protein MEIKEIQEEIIDEFSMFDDWMQRYEYMIELGKSLPLIKEEFKTDDNIIKGCQSKVWVHAELEDNKLVFTADSDAIITKGIIAILIRAFSNQKPQDILDADTEFIDEIGLKEHLSPTRANGLVSMIKQLKLYAVAYQTQIEE, encoded by the coding sequence ATGGAAATAAAAGAGATTCAAGAAGAGATAATAGACGAATTTTCCATGTTCGATGATTGGATGCAACGGTATGAATATATGATCGAGTTGGGCAAATCTTTGCCATTGATCAAAGAAGAATTCAAGACCGATGATAATATTATAAAGGGTTGTCAAAGCAAGGTTTGGGTACATGCGGAGCTTGAAGATAATAAGTTGGTTTTTACTGCGGATAGTGATGCCATTATTACAAAAGGTATTATTGCCATTTTAATTAGGGCGTTCAGCAATCAAAAGCCTCAAGATATTTTAGATGCGGACACAGAATTTATTGATGAAATTGGATTAAAAGAGCATTTATCGCCCACAAGGGCAAATGGTTTGGTGAGTATGATCAAACAACTGAAGTTATACGCAGTGGCGTATCAAACACAAATTGAAGAATAG
- a CDS encoding aminotransferase class V-fold PLP-dependent enzyme yields MLDIKKIREDFPILKREVNGKPLVYLDNAATSQTPQQVIDAIVDYYQNYNANIHRGVHTLSQEATDKYEQARLKIQKHFNAAKSYEIIFTSGTTHSINLVANGFSALIKKGDEVIVSAMEHHSNIVPWQMLCERTGAILKVIPMNQEGELLMDVYEELLSNKTKLVFCNHISNALGTINSIEEIIEKAHKVGAAVLIDGAQAAPHLVADVQALDVDFYTCSAHKICGPTGVGMLYGKEEWLNKLPPYQGGGEMIAEVTFEKTTYADLPHKFEAGTPNICGGIAFGAALDYMNAIGFEEIAKYEQALLEYATQELLKIDGLKIYGTAKNKTSVISFNIEGIHPYDMGSILDKLGIAVRTGHHCAQPIMDFFKIPGTVRASFAFYNTRDEVDVLIAGVLKAKSMLL; encoded by the coding sequence ATGTTAGATATTAAAAAGATAAGAGAAGATTTTCCAATTCTTAAGCGTGAGGTAAATGGTAAGCCATTGGTCTATTTGGACAATGCCGCTACATCGCAAACGCCACAACAGGTTATTGATGCTATTGTAGATTATTATCAGAACTATAATGCCAACATACATCGTGGGGTGCATACGCTTTCACAAGAGGCCACAGATAAATATGAGCAGGCTAGATTAAAGATTCAGAAGCATTTTAATGCCGCCAAATCTTATGAAATCATATTCACGTCCGGAACAACGCATAGTATAAATCTTGTTGCCAACGGATTCTCTGCATTGATCAAGAAAGGTGATGAGGTTATAGTTTCTGCCATGGAACATCATTCCAATATTGTGCCTTGGCAAATGTTATGCGAGCGTACTGGTGCAATTTTAAAAGTAATTCCAATGAATCAAGAAGGGGAATTACTGATGGATGTGTACGAAGAGCTGTTGTCCAATAAAACGAAATTGGTTTTCTGTAACCATATTTCAAATGCGTTAGGTACCATTAATTCTATTGAAGAAATAATAGAAAAGGCACATAAGGTTGGCGCTGCCGTATTAATTGATGGGGCACAGGCAGCTCCGCATTTAGTGGCAGATGTACAAGCTTTAGATGTTGACTTTTATACCTGCTCCGCTCATAAAATATGTGGACCAACGGGAGTTGGTATGCTATACGGTAAAGAAGAATGGTTGAATAAGTTACCACCATACCAAGGTGGTGGCGAAATGATCGCGGAGGTTACTTTTGAGAAAACTACCTATGCGGATTTGCCACATAAATTTGAAGCGGGTACGCCTAATATTTGTGGTGGTATTGCTTTTGGCGCGGCATTGGATTATATGAATGCCATAGGTTTTGAGGAAATTGCCAAGTATGAACAAGCATTATTAGAGTACGCTACGCAAGAACTATTGAAGATAGACGGACTTAAAATCTATGGTACAGCTAAGAACAAAACTTCTGTGATATCATTCAATATAGAAGGTATACACCCTTATGATATGGGTAGCATTTTAGATAAATTGGGTATTGCGGTACGTACAGGTCATCATTGTGCTCAACCCATAATGGACTTCTTTAAAATACCGGGCACGGTGCGTGCAAGTTTTGCATTTTATAATACCAGAGATGAAGTAGATGTGCTTATCGCCGGTGTTTTAAAAGCTAAAAGCATGTTGTTGTAA
- a CDS encoding outer membrane protein encodes MKRLLLTSFLAFTCIVLHAQDQKWSVEANYPFTLDDGTFSNNDGAIDLGIKYRFFRTDLVRLGLDLNGGFVYDKAGNNNEDTFKSKTYLFQPKLFAEFSVPFAPKWHPMVGVGYSVVSNNFSGSISGTDFSDRSGADGGFNFDIGISYDISSRFFLQLKYDMILLQVKDEVVFDNERINIDFRENIDRLKIGVGFRF; translated from the coding sequence ATGAAACGACTTTTACTTACCTCATTTTTAGCTTTTACCTGTATTGTTTTACATGCTCAAGATCAGAAATGGAGTGTTGAGGCTAATTACCCATTCACATTAGATGATGGTACATTTTCCAATAATGATGGAGCAATTGATTTAGGTATAAAATACCGCTTTTTTAGAACAGACTTAGTTCGTTTGGGTTTAGACCTTAATGGTGGTTTTGTATATGACAAAGCAGGTAATAATAATGAAGATACGTTCAAGTCTAAAACATATCTTTTTCAACCGAAGTTGTTTGCGGAGTTTAGTGTGCCATTTGCACCAAAATGGCATCCTATGGTCGGTGTTGGTTATTCTGTTGTGAGTAATAATTTTAGTGGATCAATTTCAGGTACAGATTTTTCAGATCGCAGTGGTGCTGATGGAGGATTCAATTTTGATATCGGAATCTCCTATGATATATCATCAAGATTCTTTTTACAATTAAAATATGATATGATTTTACTTCAAGTTAAAGATGAGGTTGTATTTGATAATGAAAGAATAAACATTGATTTTAGAGAAAATATAGATCGCCTAAAAATAGGAGTAGGATTTAGATTCTAA
- the sufD gene encoding Fe-S cluster assembly protein SufD codes for MDLKDKLISSFMAFENNVDVEHPVHDVRMAAIKNFEEKGFPSKKEEAWKYTSLNSLQKIDFSIFPKEDNALEYKDVKRYFLHEIDSYKIVFVDGIYSSYLSETTHDGVDICLMSAALTKPMYKPVIDVYFNKIASKDESLTSLNTAFSREGAYIYIPKNKMPKKPIEILHFSTGNEASLMLQPRNLIVVEENAEVQIIERHQSLTSNEVLTNAVTEIFAAKSAIVDFYKIQNDVESASLIDNTYIDQKDKSVVKVHTFSFGGKLTRNNLNFYQNGEYIDSTMKGVTILGEKQHVDHHTLVHHIEPNCESHQDYKGIYGDSSTGVFNGKIIVDKIAQKTNAFQQNNNILISDKASINTKPQLEIFADDVKCSHGCTIGQLDEDALFYLQSRGIPQKEARALLMYAFANNVLSSVRIPELKIRINKLIAKKLGVNLGFDL; via the coding sequence ATGGATTTAAAAGATAAATTGATTTCCTCTTTTATGGCGTTTGAGAACAACGTGGATGTAGAGCATCCGGTACACGATGTTCGTATGGCGGCTATAAAGAACTTTGAGGAAAAAGGGTTTCCTTCCAAAAAGGAGGAAGCATGGAAATATACTTCGCTTAATAGCTTACAGAAAATTGATTTTAGCATTTTTCCAAAGGAGGATAATGCGTTGGAATATAAAGATGTAAAGCGTTACTTTTTACACGAGATCGATTCTTATAAGATTGTTTTCGTAGATGGTATTTACAGTTCTTACCTTTCTGAGACCACGCATGACGGTGTAGATATCTGCTTAATGAGTGCTGCACTTACTAAACCAATGTACAAACCGGTTATAGATGTGTATTTCAATAAAATTGCATCTAAAGACGAGTCATTGACATCTTTGAATACTGCATTTAGTAGAGAAGGGGCATATATCTATATTCCTAAGAACAAGATGCCTAAAAAACCTATTGAAATTTTACATTTCTCCACAGGTAATGAGGCTTCACTAATGCTACAACCACGTAATTTGATCGTTGTTGAAGAAAATGCCGAAGTACAAATAATTGAACGTCACCAGAGTTTAACCTCAAACGAGGTACTTACCAATGCGGTTACGGAAATTTTTGCCGCTAAAAGTGCTATCGTAGATTTTTATAAGATTCAGAACGATGTTGAATCTGCGTCATTAATCGACAATACCTATATTGATCAAAAAGACAAGAGTGTTGTTAAGGTTCATACCTTCTCCTTTGGGGGTAAATTAACTCGTAACAACCTTAATTTTTATCAGAATGGGGAGTATATAGATTCTACCATGAAAGGTGTTACTATATTAGGTGAAAAGCAACATGTAGATCACCATACCTTAGTGCATCATATTGAACCTAATTGTGAAAGTCACCAAGATTACAAAGGTATTTATGGTGATAGTTCAACTGGGGTGTTTAATGGTAAAATTATCGTTGATAAAATTGCTCAAAAGACCAATGCTTTTCAGCAGAATAACAATATTTTAATCAGTGACAAGGCTAGCATCAATACAAAACCGCAATTAGAGATTTTTGCCGATGATGTAAAATGTTCTCACGGTTGTACTATTGGTCAGTTAGATGAAGATGCATTGTTTTACCTGCAATCTAGAGGTATTCCACAGAAAGAAGCAAGAGCATTATTAATGTATGCCTTTGCAAATAACGTATTGTCTTCTGTTCGTATTCCGGAATTAAAGATTAGAATAAATAAATTGATAGCAAAGAAGCTAGGGGTGAACCTTGGGTTTGATTTGTAA
- the sufC gene encoding Fe-S cluster assembly ATPase SufC → MLKIKDLHASVEDKEILKGINLEVKAGEVHAIMGPNGSGKSTLASVIAGNENFEVTQGSIELSGEDLEDVSPEERAHKGVFLSFQYPVEIPGVSVTNFMKTAINESRKAKGLEDMPAKDMLKLIREKSELLEIDRKFLSRSLNEGFSGGEKKRNEIFQMAMLEPKVAILDETDSGLDIDALRIVASGVNKLKSKDNAVILITHYQRLLEYIVPDYVHVLHNGKIVKSGGKELALELEEKGYDWLKQETAV, encoded by the coding sequence ATGTTGAAAATTAAAGATCTACATGCTAGTGTAGAGGATAAGGAAATATTAAAAGGAATTAATCTAGAAGTTAAAGCAGGAGAAGTTCATGCTATCATGGGACCAAATGGTTCAGGTAAGAGTACATTGGCTTCTGTAATTGCAGGTAATGAGAACTTTGAAGTTACCCAAGGTTCTATTGAACTAAGTGGAGAAGATTTAGAGGATGTATCTCCAGAAGAAAGAGCGCATAAAGGTGTTTTTCTTTCTTTTCAATACCCAGTGGAAATTCCAGGCGTTTCTGTAACCAACTTTATGAAAACTGCCATTAACGAATCTCGTAAGGCAAAAGGTTTAGAGGACATGCCTGCCAAGGATATGTTGAAATTAATTCGTGAGAAATCTGAATTATTGGAAATCGACCGTAAGTTCTTATCTAGATCTTTGAACGAAGGTTTCTCTGGTGGCGAGAAAAAGAGAAACGAAATTTTTCAAATGGCAATGTTAGAACCAAAGGTGGCTATCTTAGATGAAACCGATTCTGGTTTGGATATTGATGCCCTAAGAATTGTTGCTAGTGGTGTAAATAAGTTAAAGAGCAAAGACAATGCAGTTATCTTAATTACACACTACCAACGTTTGTTGGAATATATAGTGCCTGATTATGTACATGTATTGCATAATGGTAAAATCGTAAAATCTGGTGGTAAAGAACTTGCTTTAGAGCTAGAAGAGAAAGGATACGACTGGTTAAAGCAAGAAACAGCGGTTTAA
- the sufB gene encoding Fe-S cluster assembly protein SufB: protein MAYTEEELKKELETKEYEYGFYTDIESETFPNGLNEEIVIAISKKKGEPEWMTLWRLEAFKYWKEMEEPEWANVHYQKPDFQAISYYSAPKKADPNKTLDDVDPELLEMYKKLGISVDEQKKLQNVAVDIVMDSVSVATTFKKTLAEKGIIFCSISEAIKDHPELVKKYIGSVVPKRDNFYAALNSAVFSDGSFCYIPKGVRCPMELSTYFRINQAGTGQFERTLVIADEDSYVSYLEGCTAPSRDENQLHAAVVELIALDGAEIKYSTVQNWFPGGKDGKGGVFNFVTKRALVEKNAKVSWTQVETGSAVTWKYPSCILKGDNSIGEFYSIAVTNNYQQADTGTKMVHIGKNTKSTIISKGISAGKSQNSYRGLVQVNSRAEGARNFSQCDSLLMGNECGAHTFPYIEAKNKSAMIEHEATTSKIGEDQIFYCNQRGIDTEKAIALIVNGFSKEVLNKLPMEFAVEAQKLLEISLEGSVG, encoded by the coding sequence ATGGCATATACAGAAGAAGAATTAAAGAAAGAACTGGAAACCAAAGAATATGAATACGGTTTCTATACAGATATTGAGTCCGAAACGTTTCCCAATGGTTTAAACGAAGAGATCGTTATTGCTATTTCTAAGAAAAAAGGAGAGCCGGAATGGATGACGCTTTGGAGATTAGAGGCTTTTAAGTACTGGAAAGAAATGGAAGAGCCAGAATGGGCTAATGTACATTATCAAAAACCAGATTTTCAAGCGATATCGTACTACTCTGCCCCAAAGAAAGCAGATCCGAACAAAACTTTAGATGATGTTGATCCAGAGTTGTTGGAGATGTACAAAAAGTTGGGAATATCTGTAGATGAGCAAAAGAAACTTCAAAATGTAGCGGTAGATATTGTAATGGATTCGGTATCCGTAGCAACTACATTTAAGAAGACCTTGGCAGAAAAAGGTATTATTTTCTGTTCCATTTCTGAAGCTATTAAAGATCACCCAGAATTGGTGAAAAAGTATATTGGTTCTGTAGTTCCAAAAAGAGATAATTTTTACGCAGCCTTAAATTCTGCGGTTTTCTCTGATGGTAGTTTCTGTTACATTCCAAAAGGTGTTCGTTGCCCAATGGAACTTTCTACTTATTTTAGAATAAATCAAGCAGGTACAGGTCAGTTTGAGCGTACCTTGGTTATTGCGGATGAAGATAGTTATGTAAGTTACCTTGAAGGTTGTACTGCACCTTCTAGAGATGAAAACCAATTACATGCAGCCGTTGTAGAGCTTATTGCTTTAGATGGTGCGGAAATTAAATACTCAACGGTACAAAACTGGTTCCCTGGAGGAAAAGATGGTAAAGGCGGAGTATTCAATTTTGTTACCAAAAGAGCATTGGTAGAAAAGAACGCCAAAGTTTCTTGGACACAGGTAGAGACAGGATCTGCCGTTACCTGGAAATATCCTTCCTGTATCTTAAAAGGAGATAACTCCATAGGGGAATTCTATTCTATTGCAGTAACAAACAATTACCAACAAGCAGATACGGGAACTAAAATGGTTCATATTGGTAAGAACACCAAGAGTACTATTATTTCTAAAGGTATTTCTGCAGGTAAATCCCAAAATAGTTACCGTGGACTGGTACAGGTGAACAGCCGTGCAGAAGGTGCACGTAATTTCTCTCAATGCGATTCTTTGTTGATGGGTAACGAGTGTGGTGCACATACCTTCCCGTACATTGAGGCAAAGAACAAAAGCGCCATGATAGAGCACGAGGCTACAACAAGTAAAATTGGTGAAGATCAAATTTTCTACTGTAACCAAAGAGGTATAGATACTGAAAAGGCAATTGCATTGATCGTAAACGGTTTCAGTAAAGAGGTACTGAACAAACTACCGATGGAATTTGCTGTAGAAGCCCAAAAGCTATTGGAAATTAGTTTAGAAGGTTCTGTAGGATAA
- a CDS encoding four helix bundle protein gives MYSSFEDLEVYKLSITFTGNIYSLLERQPLKNDFAMVDQLRRATISISNNISEGFERETDKELIRFLYFAKGSSGEVRNIFNVMEEIGYFDKRELIEYRAQIVVISRQLANYIKYVKKRCS, from the coding sequence ATGTATAGTTCTTTTGAAGATTTAGAAGTATACAAATTATCGATAACGTTTACAGGGAATATCTATAGTTTGCTAGAAAGGCAACCTCTGAAAAATGATTTTGCAATGGTTGATCAATTAAGAAGAGCAACAATTTCAATTTCAAATAATATTTCCGAAGGTTTTGAACGAGAAACGGATAAGGAATTGATTAGGTTCCTATATTTTGCGAAAGGATCTTCAGGAGAAGTGAGAAATATTTTCAATGTAATGGAGGAAATAGGATATTTTGATAAAAGGGAATTAATAGAGTATAGAGCGCAAATTGTGGTTATTTCAAGGCAGCTAGCAAACTATATTAAATATGTTAAGAAGAGATGTAGTTAG
- a CDS encoding HesB/IscA family protein: MIQVSETAKQKVISLMTEEGFDASKDFVRVGVKSGGCSGLSYELNFDNKKDEADKVFEDNNVRIIVDKKSFLYLVGTVLEYSGGLNGKGFVFNNPNAQRTCGCGESFSL, encoded by the coding sequence ATGATTCAAGTATCAGAAACGGCTAAACAGAAAGTCATCAGCCTCATGACAGAAGAGGGTTTTGATGCTTCTAAAGATTTTGTGCGTGTTGGTGTAAAGAGTGGCGGGTGTAGTGGATTATCTTACGAGTTAAACTTCGATAATAAGAAAGATGAAGCTGATAAAGTGTTCGAAGACAATAATGTACGAATTATCGTAGATAAGAAAAGCTTTTTATATTTAGTAGGAACTGTGCTGGAATACTCAGGTGGTCTAAACGGAAAAGGATTTGTTTTTAACAACCCTAACGCACAAAGAACCTGTGGTTGTGGCGAAAGTTTTTCATTATAA
- a CDS encoding choice-of-anchor B family protein, with translation MKKVIWFLTFSLLFSCSSDDSANLELDDEVENETPSNIPNEIGSLPCNNGMAGIYPCNGYDLVAHISLDDFSASEANDIWGWTDAETGKEYAIMGLDNGTVFIDISDAENPMYLGKLPTATTASSWRDVKVYEDFAYVVSEANGHGVQVFDLKRLRNVVGPPQEFTADGRYTGLGNAHNIVINETSGFAYPVGTDRDDEFNGGVHFLDLQNPIVPVLAGGWGLNGYTHDAQVITYNGPDADYQGAEIFVGANEDLVVVVDISDKSAPITLATLPYSNIGYTHQGWFTEDQRFFILGDELDEVRQGFQTRTLIFDMADLENPVLHHTYLGPTNAIDHNGYVLQDEFFLANYTAGVRILDISEIENSVVVETGYFDTYPENDNTQFSGVWSVYPYFESANIVVSDINSGFFIIKKSN, from the coding sequence ATGAAAAAGGTGATTTGGTTTTTAACATTTTCTTTGCTTTTTAGCTGTTCTTCAGATGATAGCGCCAATTTAGAGCTAGACGATGAGGTAGAAAATGAAACGCCTTCCAACATACCTAACGAAATAGGAAGTTTACCATGCAATAATGGAATGGCAGGTATTTACCCTTGCAATGGCTATGATTTGGTAGCGCATATTTCTTTAGACGATTTTTCTGCTAGCGAGGCTAATGATATATGGGGGTGGACCGATGCCGAAACAGGTAAGGAGTATGCCATAATGGGCTTGGATAATGGTACGGTATTTATAGATATTTCCGATGCTGAAAACCCTATGTACTTAGGAAAACTACCAACAGCTACAACTGCCAGTTCCTGGAGAGATGTAAAAGTGTATGAAGATTTTGCTTATGTGGTCTCAGAGGCTAATGGTCATGGTGTTCAGGTGTTTGATCTAAAGCGGTTGCGAAATGTTGTTGGCCCTCCCCAAGAATTTACGGCGGACGGGCGTTATACCGGACTTGGAAATGCACATAACATCGTAATAAATGAAACCTCTGGTTTTGCCTATCCGGTCGGTACTGATAGGGATGATGAGTTTAACGGCGGAGTGCATTTTCTTGATCTACAAAATCCTATTGTTCCTGTACTTGCAGGTGGTTGGGGTTTAAATGGATATACGCATGATGCCCAGGTGATTACATATAATGGACCTGATGCTGATTATCAAGGGGCGGAAATATTTGTGGGTGCTAATGAAGACTTAGTGGTAGTCGTGGATATATCGGACAAGAGTGCACCGATAACCTTGGCTACATTGCCATATTCTAATATTGGATATACACACCAAGGTTGGTTTACGGAAGATCAGCGTTTTTTTATCCTAGGTGATGAATTGGATGAGGTGAGACAAGGTTTTCAAACACGTACGCTAATTTTTGATATGGCAGATTTAGAGAATCCCGTGTTGCATCACACGTATTTAGGTCCTACGAATGCCATAGATCATAATGGTTATGTATTGCAAGATGAGTTTTTCTTGGCCAATTATACTGCCGGTGTGCGAATTTTGGATATTTCTGAAATTGAGAACAGTGTGGTTGTTGAAACAGGGTATTTTGATACCTACCCTGAAAATGATAATACGCAGTTTTCAGGTGTTTGGAGTGTTTATCCTTATTTTGAAAGTGCCAATATTGTTGTAAGCGATATCAATAGCGGTTTCTTTATTATTAAAAAATCGAACTGA